The Phragmites australis chromosome 15, lpPhrAust1.1, whole genome shotgun sequence genome window below encodes:
- the LOC133893295 gene encoding autophagy-related protein 8A, giving the protein MANASFKIERSLERRQSESARIREKYPDRIPVIVEKAGKTDVPEIDKKKYLVPADLTVGQFVYVVRKRIKLSPEKAIFVFVKQTLPPSASLMSAIYEENKDEDGFLYMTYSGENTFGSA; this is encoded by the exons ATGGCCAATGCTTCCTTCAAGATCGAGCGCTCCCTGG AGAGGAGGCAATCTGAATCTGCCAGGATCAGGGAGAAGTACCCAGACAGAATTCCT GTGATTGTTGAGAAAGCTGGCAAGACTGATGTCCCAGAGATCGATAAGAAGAA GTACCTTGTCCCTGCTGACCTCACCGTCGGCCAGTTTGTCTATGTGGTGAGGAAGAGGATCAAGCTGAGCCCAGAGAAAGCCATCTTCGTCTTTGTGAAGCAAACCTTGCCTCCATCTG CCTCTTTGATGTCTGCAATCTACGAAGAGAACAAGGACGAGGATGGCTTCCTTTACATGACCTACAGTGGAGAGAACACATTCGGCTCCGCCTAA